From the Candidatus Amarolinea dominans genome, one window contains:
- a CDS encoding DUF1670 domain-containing protein, with translation MESEAIARLQTKEAGEAIIERIQRDFQLAPLVARTLLEQLRRYDEDYYPQRRENGQLTYLAVSKASPAGQKLTACQRVAVKLTLHSPDDLIALGTGVAALRQQRLLRLTEEAEAQGGLLSHEDLACLLCSSLATIKRDVHELRQQDLRVPTRGQVKDIGKGVSHKVQIVGDYLAGYTFSEIERRRHHSIGAIRRYCDDFVRIIRLQAQHLDRAAIRSATGLSERLIQEYLTLYQQCPAANDRLQILLGTPDAATATPAEIKRGRLIP, from the coding sequence ATGGAATCTGAAGCCATTGCCCGCTTACAGACCAAAGAAGCGGGGGAAGCCATCATCGAACGTATCCAGCGCGATTTTCAGTTGGCGCCGCTGGTGGCGCGCACCTTGCTCGAGCAGTTGCGCCGTTATGACGAGGACTACTATCCCCAACGGCGTGAGAACGGCCAGTTGACCTACCTGGCCGTGAGTAAGGCCAGTCCGGCGGGCCAGAAGCTGACCGCATGCCAGCGGGTGGCCGTGAAGTTGACGTTGCACAGCCCGGATGATTTGATCGCCTTGGGCACTGGCGTCGCGGCGCTGCGGCAGCAGCGGCTCTTACGGCTCACCGAAGAGGCTGAGGCGCAAGGCGGGCTGCTCAGCCACGAAGACCTGGCCTGTTTGCTGTGCAGCAGTCTGGCGACGATCAAACGCGACGTGCATGAACTGCGGCAGCAAGATCTGCGGGTCCCGACACGCGGCCAAGTCAAAGACATCGGCAAGGGCGTCAGTCACAAGGTGCAGATCGTCGGTGATTATCTCGCCGGTTACACCTTCAGCGAGATCGAGCGTCGGCGGCATCACAGCATCGGCGCCATTCGGCGCTATTGCGACGACTTCGTGCGCATCATCCGCTTGCAGGCGCAGCACTTGGATCGCGCCGCCATCCGGAGCGCCACCGGGCTGTCTGAACGCCTGATTCAGGAGTACCTGACGCTGTATCAACAATGCCCGGCGGCCAACGACCGCTTGCAGATCCTGCTCGGCACGCCCGACGCGGCCACGGCCACGCCGGCCGAGATTAAAAGGGGGCGTTTGATCCCATGA
- a CDS encoding DUF1670 domain-containing protein, with product MHVRLHLVTDAEVALLSADQGVDQPPARRTFNQQRFVRWCQEAYDQGGVLTLLDLSLLSGLAESYAGQLLRQYEQEHAMTVPIRGTVHDIGPSVSHKAEVIRRYLRGQSPADIARELNHSQHAVDRYIKDYEVTRTLAQKFPLHEIPALAKHAASLVREHVQLIREYEPNLVFYSPEPAVAAQAAA from the coding sequence GTGCATGTCCGCCTGCACCTGGTCACCGACGCAGAGGTAGCGCTGCTCAGTGCTGATCAGGGCGTCGATCAGCCGCCGGCGCGCCGCACCTTCAACCAGCAACGCTTTGTCCGCTGGTGTCAGGAGGCGTATGACCAAGGGGGCGTCCTGACCCTCTTGGATTTGTCGTTGCTCAGCGGTCTGGCCGAGTCCTACGCGGGTCAGTTGCTGCGCCAATATGAGCAAGAACATGCCATGACCGTGCCGATCCGTGGTACAGTGCATGATATCGGCCCCTCGGTGTCGCACAAGGCCGAGGTGATCCGCCGTTATCTGCGTGGGCAATCGCCAGCCGACATTGCCCGCGAACTTAACCACTCGCAGCACGCCGTAGATCGCTACATCAAGGACTACGAAGTCACCCGCACCCTCGCGCAGAAGTTCCCGCTGCACGAGATTCCGGCGCTCGCGAAGCACGCCGCGTCACTCGTGCGGGAACACGTCCAGTTGATCCGCGAGTATGAACCCAACTTGGTCTTCTACTCGCCTGAACCGGCGGTGGCCGCACAAGCGGCCGCCTGA
- a CDS encoding SDR family oxidoreductase — MNLQDKVAIVTGAGRRGGIGVAVAQRLAAEGAHLVLADLAAPPSTLLHGGSGQWEEMLAVAQEIAALGVRCLPLRVDVTQAASVAEMITATMQTFGRIDILVNNAGATIGPAPVAQMAEEAWRRTLEINATGTFLCCKAALPAMIQGGRGGRIINMSSLAARRPRIYMSAYAASKAAIIALGESLAQEVASFGITVNAVLPGDIDTAFKQWGLQLEAQVTGRPYEDVVQAQVARIPVGRLGTAADVAHLVAWLASDEASFITGQAYNITGGRELT; from the coding sequence ATGAACCTTCAAGACAAAGTCGCGATTGTCACCGGGGCCGGGCGTCGGGGCGGCATCGGTGTGGCGGTGGCGCAGCGCCTGGCCGCAGAGGGCGCGCATCTCGTCCTTGCCGACCTGGCGGCGCCGCCATCCACGCTGCTGCACGGCGGTTCCGGGCAGTGGGAGGAGATGCTGGCCGTGGCGCAAGAGATTGCGGCTCTCGGTGTGCGTTGCCTGCCGCTGCGCGTGGATGTGACGCAGGCGGCGTCCGTGGCAGAGATGATCACCGCAACCATGCAAACTTTTGGCCGCATTGACATCCTGGTGAACAACGCGGGCGCGACCATCGGCCCGGCGCCGGTGGCGCAGATGGCCGAAGAGGCCTGGCGACGCACGCTGGAGATCAACGCCACCGGTACATTCCTGTGCTGCAAGGCCGCGCTGCCCGCGATGATCCAGGGCGGCCGCGGCGGGCGCATCATCAACATGTCGTCGCTGGCCGCGCGCAGACCCCGGATCTACATGAGCGCGTACGCGGCCAGCAAGGCGGCCATCATCGCGCTGGGCGAATCGTTGGCGCAGGAGGTGGCGTCGTTCGGCATCACCGTCAACGCGGTGCTGCCCGGCGACATTGACACGGCGTTCAAGCAGTGGGGGTTGCAGTTGGAAGCGCAGGTCACGGGCCGACCCTACGAGGATGTGGTTCAAGCCCAGGTCGCCCGCATCCCCGTGGGCCGCCTGGGCACAGCCGCGGATGTGGCGCACCTGGTGGCCTGGCTGGCGTCGGACGAGGCCAGTTTCATCACCGGGCAGGCCTACAACATCACCGGCGGCCGCGAGCTGACGTGA
- a CDS encoding thiamine pyrophosphate-binding protein, producing MTQMTGGELLLKCLKAEGVSTIFGLLDGSHNSFLTKLQAYDMRFVSARHEAAAAHMAEAWARIRGEPGVVIGGIGPGAANMVSGIATAYAEGSPVIAITGQRRRTIIDPDRGGAFQVLDLVDFYRPVTKFAAGLRDWRRLPELLRKAYRMATSGRPGPVYIEIPEDLLRGTGDDADAPIYAPDTYRVGRLGPGDPALLAKAAALLAGSKRPLLHAGSGVTWAGAAPAFNALGEHLGAVMTTTLAARGVVPEDHPQYIHILNQDALAAARGEADVVLVVGARLGELDAWGKPPLWGQAEGATLIHVDADPASIGLNRPVDVGIVGDAQAALAALLVQVQAQTAPRPLHDGFAVYGRATAQLQAQLAQALRPGRQGINSGQMVKAVREFFSRDSIMVQDGGNTSLWCASYHPIYGPRSYLYTAKFGHLGTGLPYAIGAKLAAPERPVYLISGDGAIGFNIQELETARRHGAPIIVIVAVDEGWGMERSSQMMAQMPAFVETELSPGIRYDQIAAAFGCHGEMVTSLDGLQPALARAAAADRPTLIQVMVDPEINMAPPGLLEFGSLVYRATD from the coding sequence ATGACTCAGATGACCGGTGGAGAATTACTGCTGAAATGCCTCAAGGCCGAGGGAGTCAGCACGATCTTCGGACTGCTCGATGGCAGTCACAATTCGTTCCTCACCAAACTGCAAGCGTATGACATGCGCTTCGTGTCGGCTCGTCACGAAGCGGCCGCCGCGCACATGGCCGAAGCCTGGGCGCGCATCCGGGGCGAGCCAGGCGTCGTCATCGGCGGCATCGGCCCTGGCGCGGCCAACATGGTTTCCGGCATCGCCACCGCCTATGCCGAGGGCAGCCCCGTGATTGCCATCACCGGCCAGCGGCGGCGCACCATCATTGACCCCGACCGCGGCGGCGCCTTCCAGGTGCTCGACCTGGTGGATTTCTATCGCCCTGTCACCAAGTTCGCGGCCGGGCTGCGCGACTGGCGGCGCCTGCCGGAGCTGCTGCGCAAGGCCTATCGCATGGCCACCAGCGGTCGCCCCGGCCCGGTCTACATCGAAATCCCCGAAGACCTGCTGCGCGGGACCGGTGATGATGCCGATGCCCCCATCTACGCGCCAGACACCTATCGCGTCGGCCGCCTGGGGCCAGGCGACCCGGCGCTGCTGGCTAAAGCTGCTGCGCTGCTCGCCGGTTCCAAGCGCCCGCTGCTGCACGCGGGCAGCGGCGTCACCTGGGCCGGCGCCGCGCCGGCGTTCAACGCCCTGGGCGAACACCTGGGCGCGGTCATGACCACCACCCTGGCCGCACGCGGCGTCGTCCCCGAAGATCACCCGCAGTACATCCACATCCTCAACCAGGATGCCCTGGCCGCGGCGCGCGGCGAGGCCGATGTGGTGCTCGTCGTTGGCGCACGGCTGGGCGAGCTGGATGCCTGGGGCAAGCCGCCGCTGTGGGGCCAGGCTGAGGGCGCCACCCTGATTCACGTGGACGCGGACCCCGCGTCCATCGGCCTCAACCGCCCGGTGGATGTGGGCATTGTGGGCGATGCGCAGGCCGCGCTGGCCGCGCTGCTGGTGCAGGTACAAGCCCAGACCGCGCCGCGGCCGTTGCACGACGGTTTCGCCGTCTACGGCCGGGCCACGGCGCAGTTGCAGGCGCAGTTGGCGCAGGCTCTACGGCCGGGTCGGCAGGGCATCAACTCCGGGCAGATGGTCAAGGCCGTGCGCGAGTTCTTCTCACGTGACAGCATCATGGTGCAGGACGGCGGCAATACCAGCCTGTGGTGCGCCAGCTATCATCCCATCTACGGGCCGCGCAGCTATCTCTACACGGCCAAGTTTGGTCACCTGGGCACGGGGTTGCCCTATGCCATCGGCGCCAAGCTGGCCGCGCCCGAACGCCCAGTCTACCTGATTTCGGGCGATGGCGCCATCGGCTTCAACATTCAGGAACTGGAGACGGCGCGGCGTCACGGCGCGCCGATCATCGTCATCGTGGCCGTGGATGAAGGCTGGGGCATGGAGCGTTCGTCGCAGATGATGGCGCAAATGCCGGCGTTCGTAGAAACCGAGCTGTCTCCTGGCATCCGCTATGACCAGATCGCCGCCGCCTTCGGCTGTCATGGCGAGATGGTGACCAGTCTCGATGGCTTGCAGCCGGCCCTGGCACGCGCCGCGGCAGCCGACCGTCCCACGCTCATCCAGGTCATGGTGGACCCGGAGATCAACATGGCGCCGCCCGGCCTGCTTGAGTTCGGCTCCCTGGTCTACCGGGCCACCGATTAG
- a CDS encoding MFS transporter, whose amino-acid sequence MKPLSTNRERWAWYLYDFANSSYAAVVLLAVYSAYFKNEVVGGAEGTRLWGLSISIAMIVVAILSPFLGAIADFSASKKRFLLIFTSITCAFTSLLFFVQKGDIVMGMIFFILAEIGYRSAQVFYNALLTEIAAPAEIGRVSGTGWAIGSAGGVVILLIILPLIVFIKGAFIVRVSLVITGLFFAVFAVPIFLWLRERGRAQQLPAGETYFSMALQQVKSTIRTARQFREFLKFMLAVLLYDDGIIMALDFAAIIGAVLFGMNQTMLIVFVIIVQVTNVVGAYFFGILADRYGCKRTLTLSISMMILVVIWLYFNQTQTGFLIIGAFAGIAMAGVQSVSRTMVGALTPPAQSGEFYGFFSIVGRTSSFIGPAVYGWLAAEAALWYERQGVAVTSAEQMGQRIAILSIAVFLAAGLFMLRFVNEERGRATAAAYATTN is encoded by the coding sequence ATGAAACCATTGTCCACCAACCGCGAACGCTGGGCCTGGTACCTGTACGACTTTGCCAACTCGTCGTACGCCGCCGTGGTTCTGCTGGCCGTCTACTCCGCCTACTTCAAGAACGAAGTGGTGGGCGGCGCCGAGGGAACACGGCTGTGGGGTCTCTCGATCTCCATCGCCATGATCGTGGTCGCCATTCTTTCCCCCTTCCTCGGCGCCATCGCTGATTTTTCCGCCAGCAAGAAACGCTTCTTGCTCATTTTCACCTCCATCACCTGCGCGTTCACCAGTCTGCTCTTCTTCGTGCAGAAGGGCGACATCGTCATGGGCATGATCTTCTTCATCCTGGCCGAAATCGGCTACCGCAGTGCGCAGGTCTTCTACAACGCCCTGCTGACCGAGATCGCGGCGCCGGCCGAGATCGGCCGCGTCTCCGGCACCGGCTGGGCCATCGGCTCCGCGGGCGGCGTCGTGATTCTGCTCATCATCCTGCCCCTGATCGTGTTCATCAAGGGCGCCTTCATCGTGCGGGTGTCGCTGGTCATTACCGGACTTTTCTTTGCCGTCTTCGCCGTGCCCATCTTCCTGTGGCTGCGCGAGCGCGGCCGGGCGCAGCAGCTCCCTGCGGGCGAGACTTACTTCAGCATGGCCTTGCAGCAGGTGAAAAGCACTATCCGCACCGCACGCCAGTTCCGCGAGTTTCTCAAGTTCATGCTGGCGGTGCTGCTGTACGATGACGGCATCATCATGGCGCTCGACTTTGCCGCCATCATCGGCGCGGTCCTCTTCGGCATGAATCAAACCATGCTCATCGTCTTCGTCATCATCGTCCAGGTGACCAACGTGGTCGGCGCCTACTTCTTCGGTATCCTGGCCGACCGCTACGGCTGCAAGCGCACGCTGACCCTGTCCATCAGCATGATGATCCTGGTCGTCATCTGGCTGTACTTCAACCAGACCCAGACCGGCTTCCTCATCATCGGCGCTTTTGCCGGCATCGCCATGGCCGGCGTGCAGTCTGTCAGCCGCACCATGGTGGGTGCGCTGACGCCCCCGGCGCAGAGCGGCGAGTTCTACGGCTTCTTTTCCATTGTCGGGCGCACCTCATCCTTCATCGGCCCGGCCGTCTACGGCTGGCTGGCCGCCGAAGCCGCGCTCTGGTATGAGCGCCAGGGCGTCGCGGTGACCAGCGCCGAGCAGATGGGCCAGCGCATCGCCATTCTGTCCATCGCCGTCTTCCTGGCGGCCGGCCTGTTCATGCTGCGTTTCGTCAACGAAGAGCGCGGCCGCGCCACCGCCGCCGCCTATGCCACCACCAATTGA